One genomic region from Vibrio cyclitrophicus encodes:
- the rsmB gene encoding 16S rRNA (cytosine(967)-C(5))-methyltransferase RsmB — protein MNVRAAAANVLFQVVDKGHSLSHALPAAQKTIRPRDHALLQEICYGALRYLPRLESIANELMENSLKGKKRVFHHLILVGIYQLSFMRIPSHAAVAETVEATKTLRGPSLSGLINAVLRSYLRDQEELDEKAVSHNAGKYSHPSWILKMLQESYPDQWEQLIEANNSKAPMWLRVNRQHHTRDEYVELLKNENIEYTLHPEAADAIKLASPCDVTLLPGFDRGWVSVQDAAAQLSVDYLTPKDGELILDCCAAPGGKTAHILEHTQDTEVVAIDSDIKRLDRVYDNLERLQLRADVICGDARYPEEWWMGDKFDRILLDAPCSATGVIRRHPDIKWLRRASDIDALAELQSEIMDAMWRQLKEGGTMVYATCSITPQENVLQVKAFLERTENATLVGSDIENPGRQILPGEEDMDGFYYAVLVKQA, from the coding sequence ATGAATGTTCGCGCTGCTGCTGCAAATGTCCTATTCCAAGTTGTCGATAAAGGCCACTCTCTTTCACACGCTCTCCCTGCGGCTCAAAAAACGATCCGTCCGCGAGACCATGCTCTACTGCAAGAGATTTGCTACGGCGCACTTCGTTACCTGCCTCGCTTGGAGTCAATCGCTAACGAACTGATGGAAAACTCGCTTAAAGGTAAAAAGCGCGTATTCCACCACCTGATCTTAGTAGGCATTTACCAGTTGAGCTTTATGCGCATCCCTTCGCATGCTGCCGTTGCTGAAACAGTTGAAGCAACCAAAACGCTGCGCGGCCCAAGCCTGAGTGGTTTGATCAACGCAGTACTTCGCAGCTACCTGCGCGATCAAGAAGAGCTAGATGAAAAAGCAGTTAGCCACAATGCGGGCAAATACAGCCATCCAAGCTGGATTCTAAAAATGCTTCAAGAAAGCTACCCAGATCAGTGGGAGCAACTGATTGAAGCAAACAACAGCAAAGCACCAATGTGGCTGCGCGTAAACCGTCAACACCACACTCGTGACGAGTATGTTGAACTGCTTAAAAACGAAAACATTGAATACACACTGCACCCAGAAGCGGCTGATGCCATAAAATTAGCGTCACCTTGTGATGTTACTTTGCTTCCGGGTTTCGACAGAGGTTGGGTATCTGTACAAGATGCTGCAGCTCAACTTTCTGTTGATTACCTAACACCCAAAGATGGTGAGCTAATCCTAGACTGTTGTGCAGCGCCAGGTGGTAAAACTGCGCACATTCTTGAACATACTCAAGACACTGAAGTGGTTGCGATTGACAGTGATATTAAACGCCTAGACCGTGTTTACGATAACCTTGAACGCCTACAACTGCGTGCCGACGTAATCTGTGGCGATGCTCGCTACCCTGAAGAGTGGTGGATGGGTGATAAGTTCGACCGTATCCTGCTTGATGCTCCTTGTTCAGCGACTGGCGTAATTCGTCGTCACCCTGACATCAAGTGGCTACGTCGTGCATCTGATATTGATGCACTAGCAGAGCTGCAAAGCGAGATCATGGATGCAATGTGGCGTCAGCTGAAAGAAGGCGGCACCATGGTTTATGCGACATGTTCTATCACGCCGCAAGAAAACGTGCTGCAAGTGAAAGCATTCCTTGAGCGTACCGAGAACGCAACGCTTGTTGGGTCTGATATCGAAAATCCAGGTCGTCAAATACTGCCTGGAGAAGAAGATATGGATGGCTTCTACTACGCAGTTCTAGTAAAACAGGCATAA
- the trkA gene encoding Trk system potassium transporter TrkA, which produces MKIIILGAGQVGGTLAENLVGENNDITIVDRNTDRLRELQDKYDLRVVNGYASHPNTLREAGAQDADMLVAVTNMDETNMAACQVAFSLFNTPNRIARIRSPQYLEEKEALFKSGAIPVDHLIAPEELVTSYIERLIQYPGALQVVSFAEQKVSLVAVKAYYGGPLVGNALSALREHMPHIDTRVAAIFRQGRPIRPQGTTIIEADDEVFFVAASNHIRSVMSELQRLEKPYRRIMIVGGGNIGASLAKRLEQSYSIKLIERSYTRAEKLSEELENTIVFCGDAADQELLTEENIDQVDVFIALTNEDETNIMSAMLAKRMGAKKVMVLIQRGAYVDLVQGGVIDIAISPQQATISALLTHVRRADIVNVSSLRRGAAEAIEAIAHGDETTSKVVGRAIGDIKLPPGTTIGAIVRGEEVLIAHDRTVIEQDDHVVMFLVDKKYVPDVESLFQPSPFFL; this is translated from the coding sequence ATGAAGATCATTATCCTAGGTGCAGGCCAAGTTGGCGGTACCCTTGCTGAAAACCTGGTTGGTGAAAACAACGACATCACTATTGTCGACCGTAATACTGACCGACTTCGTGAACTTCAGGATAAATACGACCTTAGGGTTGTAAACGGTTATGCCAGCCACCCGAACACACTACGTGAAGCGGGCGCGCAAGATGCCGACATGTTGGTTGCCGTAACCAACATGGATGAAACCAACATGGCTGCGTGTCAGGTTGCCTTTTCTCTTTTCAACACACCAAACCGAATTGCCCGCATTCGCTCTCCTCAATACCTAGAAGAGAAAGAAGCGCTATTCAAGTCTGGTGCTATCCCAGTCGATCACCTGATCGCACCCGAAGAGCTAGTGACCAGCTATATCGAGCGCCTGATTCAATACCCAGGCGCATTGCAGGTTGTGAGCTTTGCTGAACAGAAAGTTAGCCTCGTCGCAGTAAAAGCCTACTACGGTGGTCCACTGGTCGGTAACGCCCTATCTGCTTTGCGTGAGCACATGCCGCACATCGATACTCGTGTTGCTGCTATTTTCCGTCAAGGCCGCCCTATTCGCCCGCAAGGCACTACCATCATTGAAGCAGACGATGAGGTTTTCTTCGTGGCCGCGAGTAACCATATCCGCTCAGTAATGAGTGAACTGCAACGCCTAGAGAAGCCATACCGCCGCATCATGATTGTCGGAGGTGGTAACATTGGTGCAAGCTTGGCGAAACGCCTTGAGCAGAGCTACAGCATCAAGCTTATCGAACGTAGTTACACTCGTGCTGAGAAGCTATCTGAAGAATTAGAAAACACCATCGTATTCTGTGGTGATGCCGCCGACCAAGAACTGCTAACCGAAGAGAACATCGATCAGGTGGATGTGTTCATTGCCCTAACCAATGAAGATGAAACCAACATCATGTCCGCTATGCTGGCTAAGCGAATGGGTGCCAAGAAGGTAATGGTACTGATTCAGCGTGGTGCTTACGTCGACCTTGTTCAGGGTGGTGTGATTGATATTGCGATATCGCCACAACAAGCGACCATTTCTGCGTTGCTTACTCACGTTCGTCGTGCTGATATTGTAAACGTATCCTCTCTACGTCGTGGCGCTGCAGAGGCGATCGAAGCCATTGCTCACGGTGACGAAACCACATCGAAAGTCGTTGGCCGAGCGATTGGCGACATCAAACTGCCACCGGGCACCACTATTGGTGCAATTGTTCGCGGAGAAGAGGTTCTTATTGCGCACGATAGAACCGTAATTGAACAAGATGACCACGTTGTGATGTTCCTAGTGGACAAGAAATACGTACCTGATGTTGAGTCTCTATTCCAACCGAGCCCATTCTTCTTATAG
- a CDS encoding TrkH family potassium uptake protein, giving the protein MVNFRPILLVIGLVLSKLALFMYIPTLVAFFTGTGGFLEFGQSVVITHIVAFICLSLGRSANFRLGVRDMFLITSLVWTIASAFAALPFVFINHISFTDAYFETMSGITTTGSTVLSGLDSMAPSILLWRSILQWLGGVGFIVMAVAVLPMLNVGGMRLFQTESSDWSDKSSPRAKTVAKNIVAVYLVLTGLCLVSYLFAGMSVFDAINHSFTTLSTGGYSTSDGSMNHFSNSAHWVGTVFMFLGGLPFLLFVSALRGRKLSILYKDAQVRGFAYLFLVTSAVISTWLVVRDGYTVLDAMRVSMFNIVSIVTTTGFGLEDFTAWGALPTTLFAFLMMAGACSGSTSGGIKIFRFQIAMTMLHKQMMKLIHPSGVFVQRYNQRPVSDDIVRSLVAFGLMFFITIILIAGGLSAMGLDPVTSISGAITAVANVGPGMGSVIGPTGNFAPLPDAAKWLLSLGMLMGRLEILTLIVLFFPAFWRR; this is encoded by the coding sequence ATGGTCAACTTTCGTCCGATATTATTAGTGATAGGGTTAGTGTTATCAAAACTCGCCCTTTTCATGTACATCCCTACATTGGTTGCCTTTTTTACTGGCACCGGTGGCTTCCTCGAGTTTGGTCAATCGGTAGTGATCACGCACATTGTGGCGTTCATCTGCTTAAGCTTAGGCCGTTCAGCTAATTTCCGACTTGGGGTGCGAGACATGTTCCTGATCACCTCTTTGGTCTGGACTATTGCCAGCGCCTTCGCTGCACTACCCTTTGTCTTCATCAACCACATCAGCTTCACTGATGCCTATTTTGAAACCATGTCGGGTATCACCACGACAGGATCAACCGTATTAAGCGGCTTAGACAGCATGGCACCAAGCATTCTATTATGGCGATCTATATTGCAGTGGCTTGGTGGTGTTGGGTTCATCGTAATGGCAGTAGCGGTTCTACCAATGCTTAACGTCGGTGGTATGCGCTTGTTCCAAACTGAGTCTTCCGATTGGTCAGATAAAAGCAGCCCGAGAGCAAAAACCGTCGCCAAGAACATCGTGGCGGTCTATTTGGTATTAACAGGCCTATGCTTGGTGAGCTACCTATTTGCGGGCATGAGTGTGTTTGATGCCATCAACCACTCATTTACCACGCTATCTACAGGCGGTTACTCAACCTCAGACGGTTCTATGAACCACTTCTCGAACAGCGCTCACTGGGTGGGTACTGTATTCATGTTCTTAGGTGGCTTACCGTTTTTACTCTTTGTCAGTGCGCTGCGCGGTAGAAAGCTCTCTATCCTCTACAAAGATGCCCAAGTGAGAGGCTTCGCTTACCTATTCTTAGTCACCAGTGCTGTGATATCCACATGGCTGGTGGTCAGAGATGGCTACACGGTATTGGATGCGATGCGTGTTTCGATGTTTAACATTGTGTCAATCGTCACCACAACTGGTTTTGGCTTAGAAGACTTCACCGCGTGGGGCGCTTTGCCTACCACGCTGTTTGCCTTTTTAATGATGGCGGGCGCGTGCTCAGGTTCAACCTCTGGCGGTATCAAAATCTTCCGCTTCCAAATTGCAATGACCATGCTCCATAAACAAATGATGAAACTGATTCATCCATCGGGCGTGTTTGTTCAACGCTATAATCAACGACCAGTCAGTGACGACATCGTACGTTCACTCGTTGCATTTGGTCTGATGTTCTTTATCACGATTATCTTAATTGCCGGTGGGCTGAGTGCGATGGGACTTGATCCTGTAACCAGTATATCCGGTGCTATCACAGCCGTTGCCAATGTTGGTCCAGGAATGGGCAGCGTGATCGGTCCAACCGGAAACTTTGCTCCACTGCCTGACGCCGCAAAATGGCTATTAAGTTTAGGAATGCTGATGGGGCGACTCGAGATACTGACGCTCATCGTTCTATTTTTCCCAGCCTTTTGGCGACGCTAA
- a CDS encoding DUF3157 family protein yields the protein MKSYVLLAGALLANSVFVSAAFADQMVTLPDGKQVLLKDDYTWQYVAPKQTEAAATTSEIAVPVAAAPVVAVPVATNTRGTTVVVNSKKPSLQLSQSGVDVVLGASRYENGELIIPTAITNQGTQAVILVSLNISVFTVEGELLAEEKVAVWKSIKRMADTYLRPKTGEEGKLIKLDLEQHPEYQIKAEITEVLAR from the coding sequence ATGAAATCATACGTACTTCTCGCTGGCGCATTGCTCGCAAATTCAGTATTCGTAAGTGCTGCCTTTGCGGATCAAATGGTCACACTACCTGATGGCAAACAAGTGTTACTCAAAGATGATTATACTTGGCAATATGTGGCACCGAAGCAAACGGAAGCAGCAGCGACAACATCAGAGATCGCCGTCCCTGTTGCAGCAGCACCTGTCGTAGCCGTCCCGGTAGCGACGAATACTCGTGGCACAACGGTTGTGGTTAATAGTAAAAAACCAAGCTTACAGCTGTCTCAATCAGGAGTGGATGTTGTACTGGGTGCAAGTCGCTATGAAAATGGTGAGCTTATTATTCCGACTGCCATCACCAACCAAGGCACTCAAGCTGTCATTTTGGTATCACTTAACATCAGCGTATTTACTGTAGAAGGCGAGTTGTTGGCAGAAGAAAAAGTTGCAGTGTGGAAATCAATCAAACGAATGGCCGATACATATTTGCGACCAAAGACAGGTGAGGAAGGCAAGCTAATCAAGCTCGACCTAGAACAACACCCTGAATATCAGATCAAAGCTGAAATTACTGAAGTACTAGCTCGCTAA
- the trhA gene encoding PAQR family membrane homeostasis protein TrhA, translating into MSASSASEYSDIEERANAITHGLGVVLGVVGLVLLLIRAFDYQADMLTVASMAVYGSSIILLFLASTLYHSITTEKTKRLLKTLDHCAIYLLIAGSYTPFLLVSLRTPLAMGLMAVIWGIALVGIIMKIAFVYRFKRLSLVTYLAMGWLSLIVVYQLAMNIEMGGLVLLALGGVIYSLGVIFYVAKRIPYNHAIWHLFVLAGCACHFFAIYLYVTPV; encoded by the coding sequence ATGTCTGCATCATCGGCTAGCGAATACAGTGATATTGAAGAACGCGCTAATGCGATAACCCATGGTTTGGGCGTTGTACTTGGTGTGGTAGGCCTGGTCCTATTGCTGATTCGTGCTTTTGATTACCAAGCCGACATGCTTACTGTTGCCAGTATGGCGGTGTATGGCAGCAGTATTATTCTGCTCTTTCTTGCTTCCACGTTGTACCACTCGATCACCACTGAGAAAACCAAGCGCTTACTCAAAACTCTTGATCACTGCGCGATTTATTTACTGATTGCTGGCAGTTATACGCCATTCTTGTTAGTGAGCTTAAGAACACCATTAGCAATGGGGTTGATGGCGGTAATCTGGGGTATCGCGTTGGTCGGAATTATAATGAAGATTGCTTTTGTCTATCGATTTAAGCGCTTGTCATTGGTGACATATTTAGCGATGGGTTGGTTGTCGTTGATAGTGGTGTATCAACTAGCGATGAATATCGAGATGGGCGGTTTGGTATTATTAGCGCTTGGCGGTGTGATCTACTCTTTGGGGGTGATTTTCTATGTGGCAAAACGCATCCCTTACAATCATGCCATCTGGCACTTGTTTGTTTTGGCGGGCTGCGCTTGCCATTTCTTCGCTATTTACTTGTACGTGACTCCAGTTTAG
- a CDS encoding sporulation protein, producing the protein MSFLKKTLASFGIGSAKVDSVLQQEVLYPGQKASIIVHVYGGSQPQEIDNIDLNLCCRYIKEVTTNSQRQEGGQTRRMHQTYSLAKWSLPYSFVIQPGETRDFECEFDVPLNTPVTIGDSKVWLETGLDIAMAIDPSDKDILTVRPDALLDGIFNELEAQGLRIRQVECEAVDGFELPFVQEFEFVPTTGPYHGRWRELEVVAHRDDTELKLWFEIDRNRDGAKGMLASLLGIGQLQRQLSVPLDTSPEDAGKMVLEYLDNAS; encoded by the coding sequence ATGTCGTTCTTAAAGAAAACGTTAGCAAGTTTTGGTATTGGATCTGCCAAAGTGGATTCTGTATTGCAACAGGAAGTGCTTTATCCAGGGCAAAAGGCGAGCATTATTGTGCATGTGTATGGTGGCTCTCAACCGCAGGAGATAGATAACATCGATCTCAACCTGTGTTGTCGCTACATAAAAGAAGTGACCACTAATTCGCAAAGGCAAGAGGGCGGTCAAACACGTCGAATGCACCAAACATACTCGTTGGCCAAATGGAGCCTGCCGTATTCCTTTGTGATTCAGCCGGGAGAAACTCGTGACTTTGAATGCGAGTTTGATGTGCCGTTGAATACCCCTGTGACGATTGGTGACTCAAAGGTGTGGCTTGAAACCGGGCTCGATATTGCGATGGCGATTGACCCTTCGGATAAGGATATTTTAACGGTTCGTCCTGATGCGCTACTTGATGGCATTTTTAACGAACTCGAAGCTCAAGGTCTGCGCATTCGCCAAGTTGAATGTGAAGCGGTAGATGGCTTTGAATTACCGTTTGTACAAGAGTTTGAATTTGTTCCAACCACAGGCCCTTATCATGGCCGCTGGCGTGAGCTGGAAGTGGTTGCTCATCGTGATGATACGGAGCTTAAGCTGTGGTTTGAGATAGACCGCAATCGCGATGGTGCAAAAGGTATGTTGGCTAGCTTGCTAGGCATTGGTCAGCTGCAGCGTCAGTTGAGTGTGCCATTGGATACCTCACCAGAAGATGCGGGCAAAATGGTGCTTGAGTATTTAGACAACGCTTCTTAG
- a CDS encoding YihD family protein, producing the protein MKCHRIEELLELMEPEWQKDQELNLLEFIIKLSKEAGYEGKLEELTDDVLIYHLKMRNSEKDEMIPGLKKDQEDDFKTAILKARGIL; encoded by the coding sequence ATGAAGTGTCATCGTATTGAAGAACTGCTTGAATTGATGGAGCCTGAGTGGCAGAAAGATCAAGAGCTTAACTTGTTAGAATTCATCATTAAACTGTCAAAAGAAGCGGGCTACGAAGGTAAACTTGAAGAACTGACAGACGACGTTCTGATCTATCACCTCAAAATGCGTAACAGTGAAAAAGATGAAATGATCCCAGGCCTGAAAAAAGACCAAGAAGATGACTTCAAAACCGCGATTTTAAAAGCGCGTGGTATCCTTTAA
- the ccoG gene encoding cytochrome c oxidase accessory protein CcoG: MSQDKIDIKDVTPKTFNPKTHKGNGDRFNPSNRIYVRESKGKFQQLRRYGGWFLLLLFALIPWIPFGERQAILLDIGSQQFNFFGTTLYPQDLTLLAILFMIAAFGLFFITTFLGRVWCGYLCPQTVWTFMYIWFEEKLEGAANKRRKQDSGKLTSNLIVRKILKHIAWWAIAIATGLTFVGYFIPIKELVIGFFTFNSSFWPVFWVLFFAGCTYANAGWMRSIVCLHMCPYARFQSAMFDKDTFIVGYDTERGESRGPRSRKADPKELGLGDCIDCNLCVQVCPTGIDIRDGLQYECINCGACIDACDHTMERMGYEKGLINYTTEHRLEGHSTKVMRPKLLGYGVILIVMLGLFFAQIASVDPAGLSVLRDRNQLFRINTQGLVENTYNLKVINKTQQEQEYKLDVKGLPNSIWYGKQTITVDPGEVLNLPISLGVDPEKLSSPVSTIQFILSDNEEFTMEVESRFIKKL; encoded by the coding sequence ATGAGTCAGGATAAAATCGATATCAAAGATGTGACGCCTAAAACCTTTAACCCGAAAACACATAAAGGTAATGGAGATCGATTTAACCCAAGTAACCGAATCTATGTTCGAGAAAGCAAAGGTAAATTCCAACAACTGCGCCGTTATGGCGGTTGGTTCTTACTTTTACTTTTTGCGCTTATCCCATGGATTCCATTTGGTGAGCGACAAGCGATCTTACTCGATATCGGCAGCCAGCAGTTTAACTTCTTTGGCACCACGCTGTACCCGCAAGATCTGACGCTCCTCGCCATCCTATTTATGATTGCTGCGTTCGGCTTGTTTTTTATCACAACCTTTTTAGGCCGTGTTTGGTGTGGCTACTTGTGTCCTCAGACCGTGTGGACCTTTATGTACATCTGGTTCGAAGAAAAGCTAGAAGGCGCTGCCAATAAGAGAAGAAAACAAGATTCAGGTAAACTGACAAGCAATCTAATCGTTAGAAAAATCCTCAAACACATCGCATGGTGGGCAATTGCAATCGCAACAGGACTAACCTTTGTCGGTTACTTCATCCCTATCAAAGAGTTGGTGATTGGCTTCTTTACCTTTAACTCGTCTTTCTGGCCGGTGTTTTGGGTACTGTTCTTTGCAGGCTGTACTTATGCCAATGCCGGTTGGATGCGTTCAATTGTTTGTCTGCACATGTGTCCTTACGCGCGCTTCCAATCGGCTATGTTCGATAAAGACACTTTCATCGTTGGTTACGACACAGAACGTGGTGAAAGCCGCGGCCCTCGTTCTCGCAAAGCCGATCCAAAAGAGCTTGGCCTTGGTGACTGTATTGACTGTAATTTATGCGTTCAAGTTTGCCCGACAGGTATCGATATTCGTGACGGCCTACAATACGAATGCATTAACTGCGGTGCGTGTATTGATGCCTGTGACCACACGATGGAACGTATGGGCTATGAAAAAGGCCTGATCAACTACACCACAGAACATAGACTTGAAGGTCACTCAACCAAGGTGATGCGCCCTAAACTCTTAGGCTATGGTGTAATATTGATCGTTATGCTGGGTTTATTCTTTGCACAAATCGCAAGTGTTGATCCTGCAGGCTTAAGCGTTCTGCGAGATAGAAACCAGCTATTTAGAATCAATACTCAAGGGCTTGTCGAAAATACTTACAACTTGAAAGTCATCAACAAAACTCAGCAAGAGCAAGAGTACAAACTTGATGTGAAAGGGTTACCCAATTCTATCTGGTACGGTAAGCAAACCATTACGGTCGATCCGGGCGAGGTTTTGAACCTACCTATCAGTTTGGGGGTCGACCCAGAAAAACTGAGCTCACCAGTTTCGACAATTCAGTTTATACTCTCGGATAATGAAGAGTTTACGATGGAAGTAGAAAGCCGCTTTATCAAGAAACTCTGA
- a CDS encoding serine/threonine protein kinase, protein MTMQAFNFDNLTPDFMWYALESIGVRAESGLLALNSYENRVYQFTDEDRKRYVVKFYRPQRWSKEQIQEEHDFTLELIDQEIPVAPPIRINGETLHEYQGYLFTLFDSVGGRQYEVDNLNQLEGVGRFLGRIHKASAGKTFQHRPTISLDEYLYQPRKILENSQFIPTHLENAFFNDVDLLIKELENQWPSNIENIRLHGDCHPGNILWRDGPMFVDLDDSRNGPAVQDLWMLLNGERQDKLMQLDILLESYQEFCDFNTSQLKLIEPLRGLRMVHYMAWLAKRWHDPAFPLAFPWFNDPKYWEQQVLACKEQIATLQEPPLSLMPQW, encoded by the coding sequence ATGACGATGCAAGCCTTTAACTTTGATAACTTGACCCCTGACTTCATGTGGTACGCACTGGAGAGTATTGGAGTTCGAGCTGAATCTGGGCTTCTCGCCCTCAACAGCTACGAAAACCGGGTATATCAATTCACCGACGAAGACCGTAAACGCTACGTCGTTAAGTTTTATCGGCCGCAACGCTGGAGCAAAGAACAGATTCAAGAAGAGCACGACTTTACACTTGAGCTTATCGACCAAGAAATTCCAGTCGCACCGCCGATACGCATCAATGGCGAAACCCTACATGAATATCAAGGCTATCTGTTTACACTGTTTGACAGTGTTGGTGGCAGGCAGTACGAAGTCGATAACTTGAACCAACTGGAAGGGGTAGGTCGTTTCCTTGGTCGAATTCATAAGGCAAGTGCAGGCAAAACATTCCAACACCGTCCAACCATTAGCTTAGATGAATACCTATATCAGCCACGTAAGATTCTAGAGAATTCGCAGTTTATCCCGACGCACCTAGAAAACGCGTTCTTCAATGACGTTGACCTTCTGATAAAAGAGCTAGAGAACCAGTGGCCGAGCAACATTGAGAACATCCGCCTGCATGGTGACTGCCACCCAGGTAATATATTGTGGCGCGACGGACCAATGTTCGTCGATCTCGATGATTCGCGCAATGGACCAGCGGTGCAAGATCTATGGATGCTACTTAACGGCGAACGCCAAGATAAACTGATGCAACTGGATATTCTGCTAGAGAGTTATCAAGAGTTTTGTGATTTTAATACCTCACAACTGAAACTAATCGAACCACTACGCGGTCTACGTATGGTGCATTACATGGCATGGCTAGCAAAACGATGGCACGATCCTGCTTTTCCTTTGGCCTTCCCATGGTTTAATGATCCTAAATATTGGGAGCAACAAGTACTTGCTTGTAAAGAGCAAATTGCTACCCTGCAAGAACCACCACTTTCGTTAATGCCTCAGTGGTAA
- a CDS encoding thiol:disulfide interchange protein DsbA/DsbL, with the protein MKKLFAFFSLIMLSLSAHAAKFNEGEHYKVLDLEASKKPMVTEFFSFYCPHCNSFEPIIQQLKQQLPKDAKLQKNHVSFMGGNMGLPMSKAYATMIALKVEDKMVPVMFNRIHNMNKPPRDEAELRQIFLDEGVDEKKFDAAYNGFAVDSMVRRFDKAFKDSGLSGVPAVVVNNRYLIDAQGINSLDEYFELVNFLLKK; encoded by the coding sequence ATGAAAAAGCTATTCGCATTTTTCTCATTGATCATGTTGAGCCTTTCAGCTCACGCTGCGAAATTTAACGAAGGTGAACACTACAAAGTTCTCGACCTAGAAGCATCAAAAAAACCAATGGTGACAGAGTTCTTCTCTTTTTACTGCCCACACTGTAATAGCTTTGAGCCAATCATCCAGCAGCTAAAACAACAGCTACCTAAAGACGCTAAGCTACAGAAGAACCATGTTTCATTCATGGGTGGCAACATGGGCTTACCAATGAGCAAAGCTTACGCAACCATGATTGCATTGAAAGTGGAAGACAAAATGGTGCCAGTGATGTTTAACCGCATTCACAACATGAACAAGCCACCACGCGATGAAGCAGAGCTACGTCAAATTTTCTTGGACGAAGGCGTCGACGAGAAAAAATTTGATGCGGCTTACAATGGCTTTGCAGTAGATTCTATGGTTCGTCGCTTCGACAAAGCATTTAAAGATAGTGGCCTGTCAGGCGTTCCCGCTGTTGTAGTCAATAATCGCTACCTGATCGATGCTCAAGGTATTAACTCTCTCGATGAGTACTTCGAGCTGGTTAACTTCTTATTAAAGAAGTAA
- a CDS encoding DUF2860 domain-containing protein, with protein MKIKITLLALSVAASPAFAKLANEQGFSGEISINTGVTSSTSNFNTDTDSTISSNNQKASSESSFLVAPLGNVAYTFGEKLNHQVYTGTARDDVATGTVVLEVGYKYQLESGMVIDASLLPTIMSGKTWANPYAEGVTRSKTDETGNAFRLKLSSIAGSAFSLDMAYATKDVEDDLVREELQRDAETFYLKGQYRVPLSRTMMLVPSLIYQSSSADGKAASYEQFGGEVSLFGGMGRHQYALTAGYNQRSYDASNPIYGKTRSDDNINLFAAYEYEQFMNRENWSFVSLAGYGTSDSNITFYDESQYIVSVGLNYKF; from the coding sequence ATGAAAATAAAAATCACACTTCTCGCATTAAGCGTTGCTGCTTCGCCTGCCTTTGCCAAGCTTGCAAACGAACAAGGCTTCAGTGGTGAAATCTCTATCAATACCGGGGTGACCTCTTCCACCTCAAATTTTAATACCGATACTGATAGCACCATCTCGTCAAATAACCAGAAAGCCTCATCTGAGAGCTCATTTCTAGTCGCGCCTTTGGGCAATGTCGCTTACACCTTTGGTGAAAAATTAAATCATCAAGTGTATACGGGTACCGCTCGTGATGACGTAGCAACAGGTACTGTTGTGCTAGAGGTTGGTTATAAATACCAACTAGAGTCAGGTATGGTCATTGACGCTTCACTTCTGCCAACCATTATGTCAGGTAAAACTTGGGCGAATCCATATGCAGAAGGCGTTACTCGAAGCAAAACCGATGAAACTGGCAATGCCTTTCGTTTGAAGCTAAGCAGCATTGCAGGCTCAGCTTTCTCGCTAGACATGGCCTACGCCACCAAAGATGTAGAAGATGATTTAGTTAGAGAAGAACTCCAACGTGATGCAGAAACCTTCTACCTGAAAGGCCAATACCGCGTTCCACTCAGCCGTACCATGATGTTAGTACCATCATTGATTTACCAATCAAGCTCTGCAGATGGCAAGGCTGCCTCTTATGAACAGTTTGGCGGTGAGGTAAGTCTATTTGGTGGCATGGGTCGTCACCAATACGCGTTGACTGCGGGTTACAACCAACGATCCTACGATGCTAGCAACCCGATTTACGGCAAAACGCGTAGCGATGACAACATTAACCTGTTTGCCGCATATGAGTATGAGCAGTTCATGAACAGGGAAAACTGGTCGTTTGTTTCACTGGCGGGCTACGGTACCAGCGACTCGAATATTACCTTCTACGATGAGTCTCAATACATCGTCTCAGTAGGTCTGAACTACAAGTTCTAG